In Hamadaea flava, a genomic segment contains:
- a CDS encoding DUF1152 domain-containing protein: MTLLSLPVADRLRSARHVLIAGAGGGFDVYAGLPLALALRAAGVRVSLASFSISELGMLKPDAWLRTGLAVIRSDSPGNDRYFPERALARWLHTKGHDPVVYAFERTGVRPLRAAYRKLVELLDVDAIVLADGGTDILMRGDEAGIGTPEEDMTSLTAVSGLDVPLKLVVSLGFGIDSHHGVCHAHVLENLAALQRTGGYHGACTVSPEGYLEAVAHAAREHPAHASIVHGQVAAALRGQFGNAPVTARTRGTELFVNPLMALYFVVGLDALAAELRYRDLIEHSRTPLEVGLAIEAYREQAEIRPRRPIPH, encoded by the coding sequence CGGACTGCCGCTGGCGTTGGCGCTGCGCGCGGCGGGCGTACGCGTGTCGCTGGCGAGCTTCTCGATCAGCGAGCTGGGCATGCTCAAGCCGGACGCGTGGCTGCGTACCGGGCTGGCCGTGATCCGGTCGGACTCGCCCGGCAACGACCGGTACTTTCCCGAACGTGCGCTCGCCCGCTGGCTGCACACCAAGGGCCACGATCCCGTCGTGTACGCCTTCGAACGCACCGGCGTCCGCCCGCTGCGGGCGGCGTACCGGAAGCTGGTGGAGCTGCTGGACGTCGACGCGATCGTCCTGGCCGACGGCGGCACCGACATCCTGATGCGCGGCGACGAGGCCGGCATCGGCACGCCGGAGGAGGACATGACCAGTCTGACGGCGGTCTCGGGCCTCGACGTGCCGCTGAAGCTGGTCGTCAGCCTCGGCTTCGGCATCGACTCACATCACGGCGTCTGCCATGCGCACGTGCTGGAGAACCTGGCCGCGCTGCAACGGACGGGTGGCTATCACGGCGCCTGCACCGTGTCGCCGGAAGGCTATCTGGAGGCGGTCGCGCACGCCGCCCGCGAACACCCGGCGCATGCCAGCATCGTGCACGGTCAGGTCGCGGCCGCGCTGCGAGGCCAGTTCGGCAACGCACCGGTGACCGCGCGGACTCGTGGCACCGAGCTGTTCGTGAACCCGTTGATGGCGCTGTACTTCGTCGTCGGCCTGGACGCGCTGGCCGCCGAGCTGCGCTACCGCGACCTGATCGAGCACTCCCGTACGCCGCTGGAGGTCGGGCTGGCGATCGAGGCGTACCGGGAGCAGGCCGAGATCCGGCCGCGCCGCCCGATCCCGCACTGA